The Nocardioides ginsengisegetis region CTACCACGGCACCCAGGACCTCACCGCGCTCCTCTACGGCAGCTGGGACCTGGCGGCGATCGATGAGGCGTATCGCGAGTTCGTCGCGACGTACGAACCGGGCGTCGCCGCCGCCGAGCGCAGGCAGCCCGACCAGGCATCCGCCTTCGTCACCTACCTCCAGGCGCTGGACCAGTGGCGCAAGCTGCCCTACATGGACCCCGGACTTCCCGCCGAGGTCCTGGCATCGAGCTGGCACGGCCCCCAGGCGACTGCGGTGTTCGAGAGGCTCGTCTCGACGTTGGAGCGGCCCGCCCTGGTCCATGCCCGCACCCACTGGCCGGCTCTCGGGACCACGCCCGAGTGAGGGTCACCGTTCGTCCCCTCGTCTCGTTCCGAGGCGGCCGAGGCGGCCGAGGAGGCCTCGGCCTCCGGCGTCGCGAGCTGACCTCGCGGGTCGGCCCTTCGGACGCCCTTGTAAGGCGATGGCGGCGCACGACGCAACCGCGTCAGTTCGCCGCACTGCGGCCGCGGATGAAGCTCACGCCCCACAGACCTGGCGGCCACTAGCTGCTCTTCAACTACCCGGGTCAGGTGTCGCGACCCCGGCGACCACATCGCTCACTCTGCGGGTCCTGAAACCCCGGGAGTAGCGAACCCGCACTGGTCCTCGCGGCTCAGCTGACGTCGTAGTTCACGAACGCCTTGCACGTCGCAGGCTTGGCCGAGACAGTCGGGTCCGCGTCGATCCGGATGGTCTTGCCAGCCGGCGCCAGCTCGGGGTAGGTCGATGTGCCGCCGATGATCTTCTGGCTCGCGTCATAGCAGACCACGCCGACGCGCAGGTTCCGAAGATCGGTGTCCGTCTCGTTCGTGAACGCGAACGACGCCGTGTAACCGCCGTACTCACCCTTCTTGACCTCGGTCGCGTCCAGCACGGGGAGCGGGGCCTTCGGCTCCTGCGACATTCCGTAGTCGCTCAAGGACACCGACGGTTCGATGCTGGCGATCTTCTGCTTGGGGTTGATGTCGTACGGCGTGACCGGGAGCGCGAGCTCCTGCCCGACCCAGTTGAAACTCTCGATCTGCTCCTCCGTCTGGAGGATCTGGCCCTTCGCGTCAAGGAAGTTGACCGACACGGTGACTGATTCACCAAGTGCTGCTTCGCTGTCGGTCGTCACGATGACCATCGCCTCGGCGGTGATGTCCGACTGGCCGAAACCGGAGTCCAGGATCTCCACCGCCGGCGACGAGTCGTCTTCTTCACCCGACGACGCGTTCTGCTCGCCGCCGTCGCTACCAGCAGGAGACTGCGAGGTGGGCTCGTCGTTACTGCTGGCGCACGCACCGAACAGCGAGACGACAACGACAAGGCAAGCGAGAAGGCGGAGGCGCATGGGCGCAGGCTAACGTGCGCCACTGACACTGCGATCGCGATTGAAGAAGCCAGGCGGCGCCGCAACGGTGCGCATGTGACGCCAAGGCCCGCAGCGCACTCGTCGATGCTCGACTCCTTACGCCGACCGATCGGACCGAGGGTCTGCTGCACGAATCGGGACCCGCTGAACTGCCCCATTCCGCCGCACCGGTAGACGAAGCATTCCGCCGCCATTCGGCGTAATTGAGCAGCACCACTCTGCTGACGAGCGGACGTTTCGTGACCTGACGCGGCGGGCCTAGACAGCGATACACACATTCATCGTTCGTCGGACAGTCGCCTCGGCCTCGCCCTACCTTCGACCGCATGACGCATCTGAAGGACTTCCCTGGCACCCTCGTCACCGTCTTTACGCTCGGCATTGCCCGCGCCAAGTGGATTGCGGAGACGAACCGGCTGCTCGGTGCTGGTGGCGCTGGGTTCATGTTTGCCTGGTTCTTCTCTCCGTTCGCCAACTACGGCGTGGTGGACCGCATGAACAACGCCCTCGCCGCCGCTGGGTCTGGCCACCGCGAGTCGCCCATCCTCTGCTTCCTGCTCAACGGCTGGCCCTTCATCGGTGCGAAGAAGCGGATGAAGCGCGGCACCCAGGCCCTCAACAACGCTTGGGCTGTGCGCCAGCAGGCCGCCGGGGTGGTCAACCAGACGTCGGCCTTCGTGCCGTCGACCCCAGAGACCCCGCCCGCGACCGTCTGATCAATCAGCGCCTTCGCCGCGCAACGGACGTGGGCGAGCCGGGTCTCCTCGACTCGGATACCCCGATAGCGTCCGGGGATGCCCAGTCGCGCAGCCAGTGCTCGTCGACGCAGCGCGTCAGCGCGCCGGAGCGGGACGCGACAGCGGCCGCTGCCGTACGCGGGGCCGGGCGAGCGGCTGTGGGTGCTCGACGTCCCCTACGGGACGCAGGTCGACGGCGCCACATGGCACCCTGCCGTCAAGACCCACCTCTACGTCGGGCGCGTCCTGCCCGCGCACCTCGCGCCCTACGCTCCAGGGCCCTACACGCTCGGTCGGTTCATCGAGAACACCCTCAATCCCGACGATCCGACGCCCAGCCCCGAGCCGACCGACGCGCTCGAGCCCCGGAGGATCCAGTTCGAAGCGGCCGATGCGATCGCGGCGCGCGCCGCGGCGGGTGGACGGCAGTTCCTGCTCGCCGACGAGCCCGGCGTGGGCAAGACGATCGCCGCGGTCCTCGGGGCGACGGCGGTGGGTGACCTCCGCGCTGCGCGACGGGTGCTCGTCGTGGCCGACCGGCCCGCCGCGATCACGATCGGCCACTGGTGCCGCACCATCACGGCCCTGGGGGATGGCGGCCTGGAGTGGGTCGTGATCACGTGGGACCGGCTGGAGAAGGTCAAGGACCACGCGTGGGACGTGATCATCGCGGACGAGGCTCATGCCCTGCGTCGTACGACGACGAAGCGGTGGAAGCTCTGGGCGCGGATCTCGGGACACGGGCGGCCGCACGACAAGGCGCCGTTCGTCATCGCGACCACCGCGACGCCCGGGCACACGCCGCTTGAGCTGCCGTACCTTGCTCCGGCCTATGCGCAGGTGCTGGGCGAGTCGATGAAGGAGTGGACCTCGGCGACGCAGCCCGGGCAGGCGTTCGCCAGCGCGCTCGAGCGCCACGGCGTCGGGGTGGAGCAGGGACGGTACGGCGCGACGTGGACCACCGATCCGGCACGGCGCGCCGCGGACCTCAAGCTCGTGCGCGGCTGGCTCGACGAGGAGCGGCCCCCGGCGATGCTGCACCGGGCCGCGCCGTGGGGGCCGGTGCCGATCTCCGGCATGCCCGTGGCGCTCACGCCGGCTGAGCGCACGGCGTACGAGGCCGAATGGGGAGAGTTCTGTCGCGAGATGGACATCGCCCGGCGCGGCCGCAACGTGGCGAAGGGGCGGGCCGCGCTGCTGCGCTTCCGGCAGAAGGCCGGGCTGATCCGCGTCGACTCGACGGTCGCCTGGATCGCCCAGCAGGTCGAGGCCGAGCGACAGGTGGCGTGCTCGGTCGAGTTCGTCACGACCGCCGCCGACCCGATCGCCGACCGGCTGCGCGACTCCGGCATCGACGTCGCCACGATCTACGGCCGCGACCGTTTCGACCCGGAGGCCGAGCGGCTCCGATTCCAGACCGGGCAGGCGAAGGTCTGCGTCTTCACCACCGTCGCCTCGATCAGCCTGCACGCCGGCGAGACCCTCGCCGACGGCCGCCGGGCGAGCACGGAGCCGCGGGTCGGTGTCTTTCACCAGGCCCGCTTCTCGGGCATCGCCGGACGGCAGGTGACCGGCCGCACCCACCGCGACCACCAGGTCTCGCCGTGGCACATCGCGTACGCCGAGGGCACCGTCGAGGAGCAGGTCGGCAAGGTGATGGTGGAGCGGATCGCCGCGGCATCCGACACCGTGGGCGGCGACACCACCGGTCTCGTCGACCTGGCCCAGCTCCTCGGAGCCGACTGGCTCCCCGCCACTAGCCTGACCGAGGGCTGACTGGGCCGGGCTCGACTGACGAAGCCCTCACCAGCAGTGTGGAGACCTCACGCAGTTGGCGGGCGAGCTGCGCACCCGCTGCACGGATGAGTACATGAAGACAGGTGCACTCAGTTCGGATACGTTCTTCGTATCCCATTCTCGGGCACGAGGAGTTGTTTGCACGTGGACACGAGTGTCAGCACGATCACGGCTTGGACGCTGGTCGAAGAGATTCCAGTCCCCGGTGACGTCAACGACTTGCTCGTCGAGGGCGAAAAGGCGGTGGCGGCCTTCAAGACATTTCGTGACAGCGCCGTCTTTACGACCAAGCGCCTCATCGTCCGCGACGCACAAGGTATGACGGGCAAGAAGGTGGAGATCTATTCGCTGCCCTACAGCGCGATCAACATGTGGTCCTCAGAGAACGCCGGCGGCATGCTGGATCGCGATGCCGAGCTCGAGCTGTGGACTCGGGCCGGGCACATCAAGGTCAAGCTTCACAAGAAGCTCGACATCCGGCGCCTCGACAAGCTCATCGCGTGGGCCGTGTTGCAGTAGCGCTTGCTGCTCAAGGAACAAGCTGATGGAGGCCGAGAGCCCGGATCCCCAGTCATGGGTGGAGGTCGGACGCGCGTCGTACGTCTCGTTCACGAGCTTTCGCAAGGACGGCACGCCGGTCTCGACACCGGTGTGGATCGCTCCCGATGGCGACGACCTCTACTTCATCTCCGACGCGACGGCATTCAAGGTCAAGCGCATCCGCAACAACCCAGCGGTCAGCCTTCAGCCGTGCGACGTGCGCGGCCGTGTGAAGGACGGCGCCCCGCTGGTCGCCGGCCTGGCGGAGGTGCTCGAGCACGCCGACACTCCCCGCGTGCGCCGAATCGTCAACCGGAAGTATCGGGTCATGGGCACGATCGGCGGTCTGTTCAGCCGGCTCCGGGGATCCGAGGCATCGATCGGGATCCGTATCCGGAAGCCCTAGGTGGGGCCAGGTGATTGGGTGAACCTCGCTGGCTTCGCCAGCGTTGAGGCGATGGACAAGCCAGATCTGGGCGGCCGCCACGGCAGCCCGAACCACGTCAGCCTTGGCGCAGAGCTGCACCCCGCTACGGTCGCCTCATGGAGGCCATCCCGCTGACCGCGCTGCTCCCCGAGGGCTTCGAGCCGAAGCAGCACAAGGTGCACTTCGCCGTCTGGAACCAGGTCAAGCACCCGATCGACGTCCTGGCGAGCAACCAGGAGGAGTGGCAGGGGTGGAACTCCTGGCGGAGTGTGAAGGACGACTTCAATCGCGAGTTCATCTTCTCGGTGGCCCAGGACAAGCATGACGCGACGCTGTGGCTCTTCGGTGGGATCTGGGAGGTGCTGGAGCGCAGGCCCACGCCGCACGCTCGCGCGTACACCGTGGCGCTGCGTGAGGACCTGATGGGCCCGTTCGTCCGCCGCCTGTGGATCCGCCACAAGAGGTCCGGTCGGAACATTCGCCGGACGATGGAGTCCGTGCTGCCCACCATGACAGTGGCGTCGATCCTCGAGGAGCCGTTCGCCGGTGACCCGTTCCCGGGGCACGATCGGATCAACCACAGCCTCGCCGATCTCCAGGCTGTGGTGAGTCAGGCCCGGGCCGACTGGCGGATCGCGTTGGAGAGCATGAAGGGCGTCTACGTCATCCACGACAGGGAGACCGGGCAGCGGTACGTCGGCTCGGCGTACGGCGACACCGGCATCTGGCAACGGTGGGCGACGTACGCCTCCACGCTGCACGGCGGGAACGTCGGGCTGAAGGCACTGCTCGAGGAGAAGGGCGATGAGTACTACCGGACCAACATGCGGTTCGCACTCCTGGAGTACTGGTCGATGCGCACCGACGACGACCACGTCCTCGAGCGCGAGTCGTACTGGAAGGACGTGCTCCATGCGCGATCGCTGGGACACAACAAGAACTGACTGACTGCCCACGACGGGCCGATCGTGCGACCCGCGTCGGTCCGCCGCGGCCCTCAGGCGGACACGGAGTGCTGGATCCGCAGCTCCCTCCGTCCGACCACCTCAAGTGTCCTGCGCCGAACGCCCCGAAACCAGGTCCGGGCGATCTCCCGATGGCGAGCTCGTTGGGTCGAGCGTTCCTGACGACCAGAGTGGCAAGGTGGAGGCGATGAGACGACGCCAACGCATCACGGCCGCCGGGGTGCGCCGACCGCAGAGCGAGCGGCTGCGCCGCCGCCGACGGTGGTACTTCACCCTGATGGGCACCTGCCTGGTGCTGATCGTGCTCGCGTGGAACCTGGTCCGGCTGTGGTCGACCACGGCAGCCGTGGCCATGTCGGTCGTCGCTGCCGTGCTCCCACCGATCGCCGTGATCGTCGCCAACTGGGGCGAGGACCGCTGACGACGAGCGGTCGACGGCGCTTGACCTGGCTGACTGGGCTAGCGTTGCCGCGATGAACAAGCCAGATCTGGGCGACCGCTACGGCAGCTCGAACGTCGCGATCAAGATCCTGTGGTCACTGGTCGCGCTGGCGATGATCGTCCTCGGAGCGATCTGGACCTTCGCGGGCACGGGCGCCGCCCACTCGTTCGGTCCGATCGTCGCCGGTCTCGGTGTGGCGTTGGCCTATGTCGCACTGATCCAGAAGCGACACTGATCCGGGCCGCCGCTCGGCGGGTCCTGCGGGTGGGGCATACTTCGGACGCGTCAGCGTCGTCAGAGGCTGGCCCACGCGGACGTGGTGTAGTTGCAGCACGCTTCCCTTCCAGGGAAGGGGTCGAGGTTCAAATCCTCGCGTCCGCTCCACTTCTTGCAGAGCCTCGCAGCGCCTACGTCGTCAGGCGGAGCTGCAGCTCCCTCCCTAGGATCGCTCCCAGCCGGTCGGCCTCCCGCTCGACGGCCTCGCGGGGGAGTGCTCGTTCGTCGAGCCAGGTGACCGTGAGGTCGTCGCCGGTCCGTGCCCACGTCCCGCACACGACGCCCCCGACGACGACCGGGTTGGCCTTGCGGGTCATCAGGTCCCGTCGTGACGGCGGGGTGACGTGCACGTCCTTGGTGCCCGGGCCCATCAGCCACTGGTCGTGGCCGGGGAGGAAGCGCACGGCCTCCGAGGGAGTCGCGGCCAGCAGGCTGTCGACGTCCTCGCGCGCGACGTACGCCGTCGTGCCCTCGACGTCGACCGCGACCAGCCGGTCGCCGAGCCCGGCGAACCAGGTCGTGAGGCGCTTGCGTCCCGCGCTCAGCCCCTCGCCCAGCCAGTGGTGGAGGTTGTCGGTCGTCGCCGGACCGTAGGTCCGGAAGTACGCCAGCACGGCCCGCGGACCCGCGTCGTCGAGCTCGGGGACGCCCTGCCAGCGCGGGTTGGCGTCGAGGCGCTGGAGCGTGCGCTGCCCGTCGCGGCGGGGGCCCAGGCTCACGTCCCCCTGCCAGCACAGCGGCTTGACCAGGGTGCCCGCGCCCTCCTCGAACACCGGCGCCAGGTGCGCGTACGCCGGGTTCGTCGCCAGCACCTGGCCGAGCTCGGGGACGGTCAGCGGCCCGTCGTCCAGCGCCGCGCGCACGGCGGCGCGGAAGTCGGGCCAGTCGGCGGGGCCGAGGCGGTAGTACTCCACCCAGCTCCGCAGCTCCCACTGCCGGCCGGCCGACCGCAGGGCGAGGTAGAGGCCGCCGTCCTCGGGGGAGAGGTAGTGCATCGACCCGCGGAACGAGAAGGCCTGGATCACCTCCCCACTGACGAGGGCCGCCGCCAACTCGCCCGGCTCCGACTCCTTCTGGCGGGTGCGGACCGCCAGCTCGGCCAGCGCGTCGTCCATCGAGAGCACCGCACCGAGACGACGTACGACGTCGGCGACGGACCCGTCGCCGACGGGATCCAGCAGGTGCCGCTCCAGCCGCCAGGCCAGCGCCTGCGCCCACGTGATCGAGGCCTGTGTCGATGCGCTCATCTGCGCAGCCTCGCACCGAGGATGGGGCCCATGGGAGTCATCAAGCGCTTCGACCACGTCGGCATCACCGTCGCCGACCTCGACCTGGTGACGGAGTTCTTCGTCGGGCTGGGGCTCGAGGTCACCGGGAGGATGTTCGTCGAGGGCGAGTTCCTCGACACGGTGTGCGGCATCCCGGATTCACGGACCGAGATCGTCGGGCTGCAGGCGCCCGGCGGCGGGACCTGGATCGAGCTCGCCACCTTCGTCCGTCCCGACCACCAGCCCGGCTCGCCCGACGCCATGGCCACCGAGCTGGGCATCCGCAACGTCTCGTTCGAGGTCGACGACCTCCCCGCGACCGTCGAGAAACTGGCCGCCGACGGCTACGGCCTGGTCGGCGGCATCGGTGAGTACGAGAACACCTGGCGGATGGCCTACGTCCGCGGCCCCGA contains the following coding sequences:
- a CDS encoding DNA glycosylase AlkZ-like family protein — encoded protein: MSASTQASITWAQALAWRLERHLLDPVGDGSVADVVRRLGAVLSMDDALAELAVRTRQKESEPGELAAALVSGEVIQAFSFRGSMHYLSPEDGGLYLALRSAGRQWELRSWVEYYRLGPADWPDFRAAVRAALDDGPLTVPELGQVLATNPAYAHLAPVFEEGAGTLVKPLCWQGDVSLGPRRDGQRTLQRLDANPRWQGVPELDDAGPRAVLAYFRTYGPATTDNLHHWLGEGLSAGRKRLTTWFAGLGDRLVAVDVEGTTAYVAREDVDSLLAATPSEAVRFLPGHDQWLMGPGTKDVHVTPPSRRDLMTRKANPVVVGGVVCGTWARTGDDLTVTWLDERALPREAVEREADRLGAILGRELQLRLTT
- a CDS encoding helicase translates to MPSRAASARRRSASARRSGTRQRPLPYAGPGERLWVLDVPYGTQVDGATWHPAVKTHLYVGRVLPAHLAPYAPGPYTLGRFIENTLNPDDPTPSPEPTDALEPRRIQFEAADAIAARAAAGGRQFLLADEPGVGKTIAAVLGATAVGDLRAARRVLVVADRPAAITIGHWCRTITALGDGGLEWVVITWDRLEKVKDHAWDVIIADEAHALRRTTTKRWKLWARISGHGRPHDKAPFVIATTATPGHTPLELPYLAPAYAQVLGESMKEWTSATQPGQAFASALERHGVGVEQGRYGATWTTDPARRAADLKLVRGWLDEERPPAMLHRAAPWGPVPISGMPVALTPAERTAYEAEWGEFCREMDIARRGRNVAKGRAALLRFRQKAGLIRVDSTVAWIAQQVEAERQVACSVEFVTTAADPIADRLRDSGIDVATIYGRDRFDPEAERLRFQTGQAKVCVFTTVASISLHAGETLADGRRASTEPRVGVFHQARFSGIAGRQVTGRTHRDHQVSPWHIAYAEGTVEEQVGKVMVERIAAASDTVGGDTTGLVDLAQLLGADWLPATSLTEG
- a CDS encoding FxLYD domain-containing protein, with amino-acid sequence MRLRLLACLVVVVSLFGACASSNDEPTSQSPAGSDGGEQNASSGEEDDSSPAVEILDSGFGQSDITAEAMVIVTTDSEAALGESVTVSVNFLDAKGQILQTEEQIESFNWVGQELALPVTPYDINPKQKIASIEPSVSLSDYGMSQEPKAPLPVLDATEVKKGEYGGYTASFAFTNETDTDLRNLRVGVVCYDASQKIIGGTSTYPELAPAGKTIRIDADPTVSAKPATCKAFVNYDVS
- a CDS encoding PH domain-containing protein, with the protein product MDTSVSTITAWTLVEEIPVPGDVNDLLVEGEKAVAAFKTFRDSAVFTTKRLIVRDAQGMTGKKVEIYSLPYSAINMWSSENAGGMLDRDAELELWTRAGHIKVKLHKKLDIRRLDKLIAWAVLQ
- a CDS encoding VOC family protein, which gives rise to MGVIKRFDHVGITVADLDLVTEFFVGLGLEVTGRMFVEGEFLDTVCGIPDSRTEIVGLQAPGGGTWIELATFVRPDHQPGSPDAMATELGIRNVSFEVDDLPATVEKLAADGYGLVGGIGEYENTWRMAYVRGPEGIIVSLAERIG
- a CDS encoding DUF3099 domain-containing protein — translated: MRRRQRITAAGVRRPQSERLRRRRRWYFTLMGTCLVLIVLAWNLVRLWSTTAAVAMSVVAAVLPPIAVIVANWGEDR
- a CDS encoding PPOX class F420-dependent oxidoreductase; amino-acid sequence: MEAESPDPQSWVEVGRASYVSFTSFRKDGTPVSTPVWIAPDGDDLYFISDATAFKVKRIRNNPAVSLQPCDVRGRVKDGAPLVAGLAEVLEHADTPRVRRIVNRKYRVMGTIGGLFSRLRGSEASIGIRIRKP
- a CDS encoding GIY-YIG nuclease family protein, producing the protein MEAIPLTALLPEGFEPKQHKVHFAVWNQVKHPIDVLASNQEEWQGWNSWRSVKDDFNREFIFSVAQDKHDATLWLFGGIWEVLERRPTPHARAYTVALREDLMGPFVRRLWIRHKRSGRNIRRTMESVLPTMTVASILEEPFAGDPFPGHDRINHSLADLQAVVSQARADWRIALESMKGVYVIHDRETGQRYVGSAYGDTGIWQRWATYASTLHGGNVGLKALLEEKGDEYYRTNMRFALLEYWSMRTDDDHVLERESYWKDVLHARSLGHNKN